From the Kitasatospora atroaurantiaca genome, the window GCGCACACCGACATCTCGGAGGTGACGCCGTCCAGGATGGTCGGCTCGAAGAACAGCGGTCCGAGCTCCGGCCGGGCCTGGCCCCCGGCCAGCACCTTGGCGCCGCCCTTGACCGCCTCCTCGACGTGCCGGGTGACGACCTCCAGCTGCCGCTCGGAGACCAGCGAGCCCATGTCGGCCCCGTACGCCAGACCGCCGCCGAGGCGCAGCGCCCTGGTCCGCTCGGCGAAGCGGCGCAGGAAGTCGTCGGCGACCGAGCGGTGCACGAAGAGCCGCTCGATCGAGATGCACAGCTGACCGGCCGAGGAGAAGCAGGCCCGGACGGCACCTTCGGCGGCCTTGTCCAGGTCGGCGTCGGCCAGCACCAGCAGGGCGTTCTTGCCGCCGAGCTCCAGCGAGGCACCGACCAGGCGGGCGGCGGCCTTCTGCGCGACCTCGCGCCCCGTCCGGGTCGAGCCGGTGAAGGAGACGTAGTCCGCGTGCTCGACCACGGCGGGGCCGATCACCGGGCCGTCGCCGATGACGATCTGCCAGAGATCGGCGGGCAGCCCGGCCTCGACCAGCAGCTCGCGCGCCCAGAGTGCGGTCAGCGCGGTCTGGGTGTCCGGCTTGTTCACCACCGCGTTGCCGGCCACGAAGGCCGGCAGGGCGTCGCCGACGGACAGCTCCAGCGGGTAGTTCCACGGCGAGATCTGCCCGATCACGCCCTTCGGACGGCGGGCCTCCACCGCATGGGTCAGCACCGGTACGGCCCCGCTCCGCCGCCGGTCCTTCAGGTACGCGGACGCCTTGCGGCCGTAGTGCCGGGCGGCCAGCGCCGCGCCGAGCACCTCCTCGAAGGCGTGCAGCCGGGCCTTGCCGGTCTCGGCCTGGATCAGGTCGAGCACCTCGTCCTGCCGCTTGAGCAGCAGGTCGTGGAAGCGCAGCAGCACGGCGGCCCGCCGGCGGACGGGCAGGGCGGCCCAGCTCCGCTGCGCCCGCCGGGCCAGCTCGTACGCCACCTCGACGTCGGCCGGGGTGGACTGCGGCAGGCTCGCCAGGCGTTCGCCGGTGAGCGGCGCGGTGGTGTGCACCAGCTCGGGCTCGCCCGTCGCGGTGACGCCCTTGGCCAGCCGGGCGACCAGTGCCGCCGGGACCGCCGAGGCGACCGTACGCGCGCCGCCGGGAGCAGCGGGATTGCGCCCGGGGGCCTGTGCATCTGCCGTGATGTCCGTCATAGCGCGCAGCCTAGGCGCTCGGGAGCGACTTTGGTACCCGTCGGTAACAGAAAAATATCTGTGGCAGATGTTTATGGATCAGCGTGTTGGTGTGAAGTTGTTGAACACCGTCGTGAAGCGCCGCTGCCCCGTGGTCCAGTCCTTGGGCGTGTCGGGGCAGGACAGGTAGATGGCGTACGAGGTGCCGTCCTCGTCCCGGAACTCCGCCTCCTTGGCGTGCCGGCGCGAGCCGTCCTTCGCGGTGTAGGTGAACTCCCACACCGCGCCCTCCTGGCCGTGCACCTTGGTGTCGGAGAGGTCCTCGCGCACGTACTCCTTCAGGCTCCGGCTGACGGTCTCCTCCATCTGCTCGAAGTGCTCCCGCGGGCTCAGCGACTGCCCGACGGTGACCGCGAACTGCAGGTAGTGGATCCGGTTGTCCGGGCTGTAGAAGATCTGGCTGTTGTCGTCCGTCGTGCGCACCCACTTCCCCTCCACCGGGACGGGGAAGCGGAAGCCCGCCGGGTCGTCCACCCACTGGTAGCCGCTGGGCGCCGGGCCCGGGGCCGTCGTGCCGGGGCCGTCCGTGGTGACGGTGGACGGATGCTCCGAGCGCGCCCGGTCGATCACCGTCCGGACGGCGTACGCACCGCCGCCCGCGAGAACGGCGACCACCAGGCCGACGATCGCCACGCGCAGGCCCGTCCGGCGCTTGCGCCTCGGCGCGACCACGGTCGCCGCCGTGGGCTGCGGCTCCGCCGCAGGCGCCGCCGGCTCGGTGCGGTCGACCACCGGCACCACCTGCGTCGGCACCTTCTGCAGCTTCTTCGGCGCCGCCTTGATGCCCATGGTGTGACCCGCCGTCACCTCCGACAGCATCCGCAGCGCCTCGTCCGCACTCGGCCGCTCGGCCGGGTCCTTGGCCATCAGCGCCGCCAGCACCGGGCCGAGCGCCCCGGCCCTGCGAGGCTCCGGCAGCGGGTCGCCCACCACGGCCGCCAGGGTGGTCAGCGGCGAGGTACGGCGGAACGGCGACTCCCCCTCCACCGCGGCGTACAGCGTCGCGCCCAGACCCCACAGGTCCGAGGCCGGGCCCGGCCGCTCGCCCTGGGCCCGCTCGGGCGCCAGGTAGTCCGGCGAGCCCACCAGGTCGCCGGGCCTGGTCAGCTCGGACGAGCCCTCGAAGGTCGCGATGCCGAAGTCCAGCAGCACCACCCGGCCCGTACCGTGCTCGAGCAGCACGTTCGCGGGCTTCACATCGCGGTGCAGCACGCCCAGCTGGTGGCCCCGGTGAAGGGCCGCAAGGACCTGGGCACCGACCTCCGCCGCCTCCCGGGGCAGCAGCGTGCCGTCCTGGCTGATCACGTCGGCGAGCGAGCGGCCGTCGATCAGCTCCATCACGATCCACGGACGGCCGTCCTGCTCCAGCACGTCGTGAATCGTGATGACACCCGGGTGCTTGATCCGTGCGGCGGCCCTGGCCTCGCGCTTCATCCGGGACTGCAGGATCTCCAGCTCCTCCTCGGGGAGGTGGCTGACCGTCAGCTCCTTCACCGCGACCTCGCGGTCGAGCATCTCGTCCCTGGCCCGCCAGACCGTGCCCATGCCGCCCCGGCCGAGCCGCTCGCCCAGCGTGTACCGCCCGGCCAGCACCCGCTGGTCCCCTCTGGCCTGCGCCGACTGATCCTGCACGCCCATGGCGACCGTTCCCCCTCATCAGCCCGCCGTCACCCTGACGGAGGTTCCGGTGCACCGCTGACTCACCGACCGGACAACTTCCATGCACAGGTTAGGCGCCCCGGCCCGAGGCCGGAATCTCACCCCGCCCAGATCACCATCCTGTGATCCCAGCCTCACAGGCCGTCAGCCTGCCAGCGCCACCACGGCCGCCAGGGCGGCCAGCAGCGCCATCATCACCCCGCCCACCAACAGGGGCCCGAGCAGTGCGGGCGGCACCACGGTCCGCCGCCCGGCATGCCGCCCGTGCACCACCTCTCCGGCCCGCTGCCGGGGCACCAGCGGCCCGTCCGGGCGCAGCACCGGCAGCAGCGGGACCGCCTGCTCGTAGGGCTCCGGGGCAGCCGCCAGCAGCTCGATCAGCTGCAACCGCACCTCGGCCGCCGTCGGCCGGGCGGCCGGGTCCGCCAGGAGCAGCTGCTCGACCAGCGGACGCAGCGGCCCGCACCCGGCGGCCGACTCGTGCCTGCCGTCCCGCACCGCCGCCAGCAGCGTCGGCAGGTCGTCCTCCGGGAACGGCGCACGGCCCACCAGCAGCCGGTACAGCAGCACACCCAGCGCCCAGCAGTCCGCCTCCGGGCCCGCCTCCAGCGCCCACCGCTCGGCCTTCGGGCCCAACAGCACCGCCCGTGCCTCGTACACCCGTCTCGGCACCGGCCCGCCGAGCGCCGCACACAGCTCCT encodes:
- a CDS encoding succinic semialdehyde dehydrogenase, which codes for MTDITADAQAPGRNPAAPGGARTVASAVPAALVARLAKGVTATGEPELVHTTAPLTGERLASLPQSTPADVEVAYELARRAQRSWAALPVRRRAAVLLRFHDLLLKRQDEVLDLIQAETGKARLHAFEEVLGAALAARHYGRKASAYLKDRRRSGAVPVLTHAVEARRPKGVIGQISPWNYPLELSVGDALPAFVAGNAVVNKPDTQTALTALWARELLVEAGLPADLWQIVIGDGPVIGPAVVEHADYVSFTGSTRTGREVAQKAAARLVGASLELGGKNALLVLADADLDKAAEGAVRACFSSAGQLCISIERLFVHRSVADDFLRRFAERTRALRLGGGLAYGADMGSLVSERQLEVVTRHVEEAVKGGAKVLAGGQARPELGPLFFEPTILDGVTSEMSVCAEETFGPVVSVYRFDSEDEAVEAANATSYGLNSSVWTKDLRRGRAVAARLHTGTVNVNEAYAAAYGSVASPMGGMGDSGLGRRHGAEGILRYTEAQTIATQRLMPIGPSFGLDDARFAALFTTGLKAMKALGFK
- a CDS encoding serine/threonine-protein kinase: MGVQDQSAQARGDQRVLAGRYTLGERLGRGGMGTVWRARDEMLDREVAVKELTVSHLPEEELEILQSRMKREARAAARIKHPGVITIHDVLEQDGRPWIVMELIDGRSLADVISQDGTLLPREAAEVGAQVLAALHRGHQLGVLHRDVKPANVLLEHGTGRVVLLDFGIATFEGSSELTRPGDLVGSPDYLAPERAQGERPGPASDLWGLGATLYAAVEGESPFRRTSPLTTLAAVVGDPLPEPRRAGALGPVLAALMAKDPAERPSADEALRMLSEVTAGHTMGIKAAPKKLQKVPTQVVPVVDRTEPAAPAAEPQPTAATVVAPRRKRRTGLRVAIVGLVVAVLAGGGAYAVRTVIDRARSEHPSTVTTDGPGTTAPGPAPSGYQWVDDPAGFRFPVPVEGKWVRTTDDNSQIFYSPDNRIHYLQFAVTVGQSLSPREHFEQMEETVSRSLKEYVREDLSDTKVHGQEGAVWEFTYTAKDGSRRHAKEAEFRDEDGTSYAIYLSCPDTPKDWTTGQRRFTTVFNNFTPTR